Proteins encoded within one genomic window of Patescibacteria group bacterium:
- a CDS encoding LamG domain-containing protein, translated as MPRGLTAATAVLLVFAIIIGTIPNLSSPVSGAYTSSSTDADGNTHLASNTVNDTTLYDTSQDSSPDTQQQLGIDPNWQNGITRKSSALKFDGSDDYVTIPDSESLRPGSGSYTVEMWIKPINTTGYVFIKNNGSNNKLYVLYAAGMFSITFYSGSTACADNAQASATANAWQHLAYVINQNDKTLKLYKNGSQAGSTRSIVNCPTNTGTGAMTFAANSSGSSSTSAYYDEARISNTARYTTNFTPSRRLSEDANTVGLWHFDEGSCEAANPCYVKDSSQYANTGTLMNGASNSPAADGSANGPIFVSGSNAIMDGFVGDNPDTPSFNTPGGKTGAGNLTLGAQSSTTSKKSYEVKTVPSSGLQFDGSNDYTTQSLSLNSSTITFEAWVRTSTVGGAYIKIIDSSLAGSEKMYLDRNGTKFRFVQGGTIAQGATTISVNQWYHVAGVYNSAGLSLYINGALDAFTAGSGSAISIDNTKLASNPNGDNYFWTGQIDEVRISNTARYTSNFTPSRRFATDASTVGLWHLDDATGTTPVDSSGNGNTGTLMNGSTNSPAADGTTNGPLWTDGVIPAQAGIQSMNTSSNWALPGYQFRQKLNLTNNVASILAPGYGVESTTNRGTLMDNNQMRSDGNDTRIVYQPALTTSGVSTTSNSNESITIPANVDASLSANYTFELWFKKTDSDFGTYLFSKGNPVSSHDGFGCNFYSQKMFCHIGTGTSYRNISGSHIIDPNIWYHLAISGNGSANTLKMYLNGQLDGSATYSAYLPSATDLLLMNLGTSYGFGGIEDEFRISNIARYNGTFIPRTTPFVSDANTVGLWHLDEGSGTIAADSSGNQNNGVFTNSPTWSTDGAISTTQEVPRFLPHGHTVSFNGTSSYVTIPNNASLNTTGDRTYEAWLKTNTVPTPGSGALQTAVSKDEGGGPSNPPYQFGIADVSGTAKYYCAMRNSSDASVSAYGSTVSIGTWAHLGCTYTNGKLQLYIDGVYQGSSSLFTAGAASTGALIIGRQKVSSGSRFWNGQIDEVRVSSRVRYRSNFTPQTTPFAKDQYTAGLWHMDDGTGNTVIDQTGTNNGDMTGHAGTWVTNGGKVDSINQTQFKTIAPIAASSTDADYYLYYGNLNEKSSALSYNSYGLKFDGSDDYIAVTNETPYRFANTTFTVSTWFKTASASLQTLVAKGDYLASTGGWGVKINAGIIIVSTKDGTGSGNSMSRSSSSSSLNDGNWHQVSAVITTDTSVIGNNTISIYIDGSLNQGSLTQTTTFGVDTVNYLSLGVRGVPANYQNYLNGQLDDVRIYSRSISATEASALYTNTPYVSNSGLVGWWKLDDTTAAGTTAVDSSGSGNNGTLTNFGFNSTSNWVTNNSLLHATTEPTVAAYSAIVEQETPVFYQYRGSTGGPTPTLDAWSTRQQISSSLQQLGATGIYVRWNPQGNYSTYDTYRINALAIESFGTTRGKLRSYPSKTNLVANNGGLDIIDASTNKLWARFAKASNNLIGSNNTLKVKALNGRIYVASADGLTDIRLDDDTALRFTSSGNSIYQSTLANRGAASAYPAAGGTALNSTTVNDISPTVIGTAPPKQYVALATASDLNVLNNLTGIGLNNNAPTDSPMYKYAPTASDTYTKVFMTNAGTVYGANTTHAGLDVYTAVNADTADQVGTADVTYSTASTPALRSNTINSISVTTGTSLADNTSNTVALGTNLGVETIQEHSTQASGFVEHYVNTGSTGTSNYNSKSFGNALMFDGTDDYVPVAGNAGLRPTVFTIEMWFNTTSGSSIYPLNYGAYGFRMNRWSSNGTVTLFFVNQYGVTEECPTNSSQADGVWHHVAGTIDQSNLKYRIFVDGTLRANCNMNANIKYTSSETLYIGSGSPSAGRFNGPIDEVRISNSIRYSGTVLNTKYFTPTVVPFTTDANTIGLWHLDERYGGANGINGQTVYDSSGNANNGTLGADATVTTTDPMRVSPAIGGTSASATSVGLMKTGDLGEDLTFDGSDYVITGSIPGQSAITESFWIKTTTNSGGALRWAANRICKIAGVTAHKMNCAVDGTDAGSATTTNSVDDGAWHHIVLVSGASSQTIYMDGMVSGTATETLNTANGTLEIGRSSAFINGSIDDVRIYSRAITGAEVAALYNGGLGRTDNPSANILGWWKLNEGSGQVAADSSGLGYNGTLGANSSVASDDPTWSTGSPVKNQSALWVGTASGVTSISLATQKQIVFYTTANSSLPSNSVSSLGLGLGGLAIVGTDAGAWPAGLAGFPVDDTASTKAANYSGVRVNSGSVRVNGGGTVRVK; from the coding sequence TTGCCGCGGGGTTTGACGGCCGCCACTGCCGTTCTCCTCGTCTTTGCTATCATAATTGGCACCATTCCCAACCTTAGTTCCCCGGTATCGGGTGCCTACACCTCCTCCTCTACCGATGCCGATGGCAATACCCACCTAGCTTCCAACACCGTCAACGACACTACCCTTTATGATACATCCCAGGACTCCAGTCCCGACACTCAACAACAGTTAGGTATTGATCCAAACTGGCAGAACGGCATCACCCGAAAGTCCAGCGCCCTTAAGTTTGATGGGAGTGATGATTATGTTACGATACCTGACTCTGAATCACTTAGACCGGGAAGTGGTAGTTATACGGTGGAAATGTGGATCAAACCAATTAATACAACCGGTTATGTTTTTATTAAGAATAATGGATCAAACAATAAACTGTATGTCTTGTACGCAGCGGGCATGTTTAGCATTACTTTTTATTCTGGGAGTACAGCTTGCGCTGATAACGCCCAAGCCTCCGCTACAGCCAATGCTTGGCAGCATTTAGCTTATGTTATCAATCAGAATGATAAGACCTTAAAGTTGTATAAAAACGGCAGTCAAGCTGGTTCAACCAGGTCTATTGTAAATTGCCCAACTAATACTGGCACAGGAGCAATGACGTTTGCGGCAAATAGCTCCGGTAGTTCTTCAACTAGTGCATATTATGATGAAGCTAGAATTAGCAATACCGCACGATACACCACAAACTTCACTCCTTCTCGTCGGTTATCGGAAGATGCCAATACCGTTGGTCTCTGGCACTTTGATGAAGGCTCCTGTGAAGCCGCCAACCCTTGCTATGTCAAAGACTCATCCCAATACGCTAATACTGGAACGTTGATGAACGGCGCTTCCAACTCTCCCGCTGCCGATGGCTCAGCCAACGGTCCTATCTTTGTCTCCGGCTCTAACGCCATTATGGATGGGTTTGTGGGGGATAACCCCGATACCCCAAGCTTCAATACCCCAGGTGGCAAAACCGGAGCAGGCAACTTAACCCTTGGTGCCCAATCCTCCACCACCTCCAAAAAGTCTTACGAGGTTAAAACCGTCCCGTCCAGTGGCCTGCAGTTTGATGGGAGTAATGACTATACGACACAAAGCCTATCTTTGAATAGTAGTACGATAACCTTTGAGGCTTGGGTTCGTACTAGCACAGTAGGTGGAGCGTATATTAAAATTATTGATTCAAGTCTGGCAGGATCAGAGAAAATGTACCTTGATAGAAATGGCACAAAATTTCGATTTGTCCAAGGTGGTACCATTGCACAAGGCGCCACCACTATTAGCGTCAATCAATGGTACCATGTTGCAGGTGTGTATAATAGCGCTGGTTTAAGCCTATACATAAATGGCGCATTAGATGCGTTTACTGCTGGTTCAGGATCGGCAATAAGCATTGATAATACTAAACTGGCAAGTAATCCCAACGGAGATAATTATTTTTGGACCGGTCAAATTGACGAAGTCCGTATCTCTAACACTGCCCGCTATACCTCCAACTTCACCCCCTCCCGCCGCTTTGCCACCGATGCGTCAACGGTAGGACTCTGGCACCTTGACGATGCTACCGGCACTACCCCTGTAGACTCCTCCGGTAACGGCAACACCGGCACCCTCATGAATGGAAGTACCAACTCCCCAGCTGCCGATGGCACCACCAACGGACCCCTCTGGACCGATGGTGTCATTCCCGCGCAGGCGGGAATCCAGTCTATGAACACATCTTCCAATTGGGCCCTCCCAGGCTACCAATTCCGCCAAAAACTCAATCTTACCAATAACGTCGCTTCCATCCTCGCCCCGGGCTACGGCGTGGAGTCAACCACCAACCGTGGTACTTTGATGGATAACAACCAAATGCGTTCAGATGGCAACGACACCCGCATCGTCTACCAACCCGCACTTACCACCAGTGGCGTTTCTACAACTAGTAACTCAAACGAATCAATTACAATTCCAGCTAATGTTGATGCCTCTCTTTCAGCCAACTATACCTTTGAATTGTGGTTCAAAAAAACTGATTCCGATTTCGGTACATACCTATTTTCCAAAGGAAATCCGGTATCCTCTCATGATGGGTTTGGCTGTAATTTTTATTCACAGAAAATGTTCTGTCACATTGGAACCGGTACTAGTTATCGTAATATATCGGGATCTCACATAATCGACCCTAACATTTGGTATCACTTAGCAATTTCTGGAAATGGTTCGGCCAATACCCTTAAAATGTACTTAAATGGACAACTTGATGGTTCAGCTACCTACTCTGCATATCTGCCCTCAGCAACAGACCTACTCTTGATGAACCTAGGCACTAGCTATGGCTTCGGTGGTATTGAGGATGAATTTCGAATCTCAAACATTGCTCGATACAATGGAACATTCATACCTCGCACAACTCCTTTTGTTTCTGATGCAAACACTGTTGGCCTCTGGCACCTCGATGAAGGCTCCGGTACAATCGCCGCCGATTCGTCTGGTAACCAAAACAACGGTGTATTTACCAACTCCCCCACCTGGTCCACCGACGGTGCCATCTCCACCACCCAGGAAGTTCCCCGCTTCCTCCCCCACGGCCACACGGTTAGTTTTAATGGCACCAGTAGCTACGTTACTATTCCCAACAACGCATCCCTTAACACAACTGGAGATCGAACATACGAAGCTTGGTTAAAAACTAACACCGTTCCGACACCCGGATCAGGTGCTTTACAGACCGCCGTCAGTAAAGATGAGGGTGGAGGACCGTCAAACCCACCGTATCAATTTGGTATAGCTGATGTAAGCGGCACAGCAAAGTACTACTGCGCGATGAGAAATAGTTCAGATGCTAGTGTTAGTGCCTACGGTAGTACCGTATCAATTGGAACGTGGGCGCATTTAGGATGCACGTACACGAATGGAAAATTACAATTATATATTGATGGTGTTTATCAAGGTAGTTCCAGTTTGTTTACGGCAGGTGCTGCTTCAACCGGAGCTTTGATAATCGGTCGTCAAAAAGTGAGTTCTGGCAGTAGGTTTTGGAACGGTCAGATTGACGAAGTGAGAGTCAGTAGTAGAGTACGGTATAGAAGTAACTTTACCCCGCAAACTACGCCTTTTGCCAAAGATCAGTACACCGCCGGACTCTGGCATATGGACGATGGTACCGGCAACACCGTAATAGATCAAACTGGTACTAACAACGGCGATATGACCGGTCACGCCGGAACCTGGGTCACCAACGGTGGCAAGGTAGACTCTATCAACCAAACCCAGTTCAAGACCATCGCTCCTATTGCTGCCTCTAGTACTGATGCTGATTACTACCTTTACTATGGCAACCTCAACGAAAAATCCAGTGCGCTTTCCTATAATTCGTATGGTCTGAAGTTTGATGGATCGGATGATTATATCGCCGTAACAAACGAAACACCCTATCGCTTTGCAAACACGACTTTTACCGTTTCTACGTGGTTTAAAACTGCAAGTGCCTCCCTACAAACACTGGTGGCTAAAGGAGACTATTTGGCCTCCACTGGTGGGTGGGGGGTAAAAATCAACGCCGGGATCATAATTGTGAGTACAAAAGATGGAACAGGGAGTGGAAATAGTATGTCGCGATCTTCAAGTAGTTCGAGCTTGAATGATGGTAACTGGCACCAGGTATCAGCCGTAATTACTACCGATACAAGTGTAATTGGCAATAATACGATTAGTATCTATATTGATGGCTCCTTAAACCAAGGATCGCTAACTCAGACCACAACATTTGGTGTCGATACGGTTAATTACCTTTCCCTTGGGGTGAGAGGTGTTCCAGCAAATTATCAAAATTACCTAAACGGTCAGCTTGATGATGTCCGAATATACAGTCGATCTATTAGCGCTACAGAAGCATCAGCTCTTTACACCAACACTCCCTATGTCTCCAACTCCGGCCTAGTTGGTTGGTGGAAACTAGACGATACCACCGCTGCCGGAACCACCGCCGTAGACTCATCCGGCTCAGGCAACAATGGTACCCTTACTAACTTTGGCTTCAACTCAACCTCCAACTGGGTCACCAACAACTCTCTCCTCCACGCCACAACAGAGCCCACGGTAGCCGCTTACTCCGCCATCGTGGAGCAAGAAACTCCGGTCTTCTACCAGTACCGAGGTTCTACCGGTGGCCCCACTCCCACCTTAGACGCCTGGTCCACCCGACAACAGATCTCTTCCTCCCTCCAACAGCTTGGTGCCACCGGAATCTACGTACGTTGGAACCCTCAAGGAAACTATTCCACCTACGACACCTACCGCATCAACGCCTTGGCTATCGAATCCTTTGGTACAACCCGTGGTAAACTCCGTAGTTATCCTTCAAAAACTAATTTGGTGGCCAACAACGGTGGCCTCGACATCATAGACGCATCAACTAACAAACTGTGGGCGCGCTTTGCCAAAGCCAGTAATAATTTAATCGGCTCAAATAATACACTCAAGGTAAAAGCTCTAAACGGTCGTATTTACGTTGCCAGCGCTGATGGTTTAACCGATATTCGGTTAGATGATGATACCGCTTTACGATTTACTTCATCTGGCAATTCAATTTATCAATCTACTCTAGCTAATCGTGGTGCCGCCTCGGCGTATCCCGCAGCTGGTGGAACTGCTCTTAACTCCACTACCGTTAATGATATTTCACCTACTGTAATAGGCACAGCTCCTCCAAAACAATACGTTGCGCTTGCCACCGCCTCTGACTTAAATGTCTTGAATAACTTAACCGGAATAGGTCTTAACAACAATGCACCCACCGATTCACCAATGTACAAATATGCCCCAACCGCCTCAGACACCTATACCAAAGTATTTATGACCAATGCTGGCACGGTATACGGTGCTAATACCACTCACGCCGGGTTAGATGTTTACACAGCTGTAAATGCAGACACCGCCGACCAAGTAGGAACAGCAGATGTTACCTATTCCACCGCTTCCACCCCTGCTCTGCGTTCCAATACCATTAATTCCATATCTGTCACCACCGGTACATCTCTTGCAGATAATACCAGCAACACTGTTGCTCTTGGTACGAACTTAGGTGTTGAAACCATCCAGGAACACTCTACCCAAGCTAGTGGTTTTGTGGAGCATTACGTTAACACTGGCTCCACCGGAACATCAAACTACAACAGCAAGTCATTTGGTAACGCGCTTATGTTTGACGGAACTGATGATTATGTTCCGGTTGCAGGTAATGCCGGTTTGAGACCAACCGTTTTTACTATAGAGATGTGGTTTAATACAACATCTGGTAGTTCTATTTACCCATTAAACTATGGTGCGTACGGCTTTCGGATGAACAGATGGTCTTCAAATGGCACAGTCACCTTATTTTTTGTGAATCAGTATGGGGTAACTGAAGAATGTCCTACTAATAGCTCACAGGCCGATGGCGTATGGCATCATGTTGCCGGTACTATTGATCAATCCAATCTTAAATATAGGATATTTGTGGATGGAACTTTACGTGCCAATTGTAACATGAATGCAAATATCAAATACACCTCATCTGAAACGCTATATATTGGAAGTGGTAGTCCCTCAGCCGGAAGGTTTAACGGTCCAATTGATGAAGTGCGTATTTCTAATTCAATACGTTATTCGGGGACAGTTCTTAATACGAAATATTTTACTCCCACTGTTGTTCCTTTTACCACAGATGCAAACACCATTGGCCTTTGGCACCTGGACGAACGGTACGGTGGGGCTAATGGGATAAATGGGCAGACCGTGTACGATTCTTCCGGTAACGCCAACAACGGTACTCTGGGTGCTGACGCTACCGTTACCACTACCGATCCCATGCGCGTTTCTCCTGCTATCGGTGGCACCTCGGCCAGTGCTACGTCGGTGGGGTTGATGAAAACAGGGGATTTGGGGGAAGATTTAACCTTTGATGGATCTGACTATGTCATCACCGGATCAATTCCAGGTCAATCGGCGATAACTGAATCATTCTGGATTAAAACTACCACAAACAGTGGCGGAGCCCTTAGGTGGGCTGCCAACCGAATATGTAAAATTGCTGGTGTGACTGCACATAAAATGAACTGCGCTGTTGATGGTACCGATGCCGGTTCTGCCACCACGACGAATAGTGTCGATGATGGTGCTTGGCATCATATTGTACTTGTTAGTGGCGCAAGCAGCCAAACAATTTATATGGATGGAATGGTTTCCGGGACTGCAACTGAAACTTTGAATACGGCTAATGGTACCTTAGAAATTGGCCGATCTTCTGCATTTATTAATGGATCAATTGATGATGTGCGTATCTACTCAAGGGCAATAACTGGTGCCGAAGTAGCTGCCCTCTATAACGGCGGGCTTGGTAGGACTGATAATCCATCCGCCAATATTCTCGGTTGGTGGAAGCTTAATGAAGGCTCCGGGCAAGTTGCGGCTGATTCCTCTGGCTTAGGGTACAACGGCACTCTTGGTGCCAACTCTTCCGTTGCCTCAGACGATCCCACCTGGTCCACCGGCTCACCGGTTAAGAACCAATCTGCCCTTTGGGTCGGCACGGCAAGTGGGGTAACCAGTATTTCGTTAGCTACGCAAAAACAAATTGTTTTTTACACCACGGCAAATTCCAGTTTGCCTTCAAATAGCGTAAGTAGCTTAGGTTTGGGCTTAGGGGGTCTTGCCATTGTTGGCACTGATGCCGGTGCCTGGCCTGCCGGTCTGGCCGGTTTTCCGGTAGATGACACCGCTAGTACTAAAGCGGCAAACTACTCTGGGGTGCGGGTAAACTCTGGTTCGGTGCGTGTAAACGGCGGCGGAACCGTTAGAGTTAAATAA
- a CDS encoding four helix bundle protein — translation MRNPLGYKALLTYTQGEEIYALVKQFTAANLHPIKDSRLIGHMVDSARSVTRNISEGYGRNNSKQYYEFLGFSNGSLLELLEDSMALEKDIKGGLRIVTDRDGTLGEISKIIKLCMGEKTMLKNQMDKIEVMVGEQGLISESQRLAKLRYEEGKKAVEDEKWLQDVIKNGYDPTKDKYHKDYKGNDGKNGK, via the coding sequence ATGAGAAACCCATTAGGTTATAAAGCTTTGCTAACATACACCCAAGGTGAAGAAATATATGCATTAGTAAAACAATTTACCGCTGCAAACCTTCATCCCATCAAAGACAGCCGGCTCATTGGCCACATGGTAGATTCAGCACGGTCGGTTACTCGCAACATTTCAGAAGGGTACGGGCGCAACAATTCCAAGCAATATTACGAATTTCTGGGTTTTTCCAACGGATCGTTATTAGAATTACTAGAGGATAGCATGGCTCTAGAAAAGGATATCAAGGGAGGGTTAAGGATTGTAACGGATCGCGATGGGACATTAGGGGAAATAAGTAAAATAATCAAACTGTGCATGGGCGAAAAAACAATGCTAAAAAATCAAATGGATAAAATTGAGGTGATGGTGGGGGAACAAGGGCTAATTTCAGAAAGTCAAAGATTGGCCAAACTCCGCTATGAAGAAGGTAAAAAAGCTGTCGAGGATGAGAAATGGTTACAAGATGTAATAAAGAATGGCTACGATCCAACGAAAGATAAATATCATAAGGATTATAAGGGTAATGATGGCAAAAATGGGAAATAA
- a CDS encoding four helix bundle protein, translated as MTMNQNPTPIYDLEERTAKFARDVRVFIRNLPKTIANIEDGKQVVRSSGSIGANYLEANDSLSKKDLVMRMKISRKEAKETCYWLNLIYVEENSESDKQKTSLQNEAKELMLILGSIIQKLEK; from the coding sequence ATGACAATGAACCAAAATCCGACCCCAATTTATGACTTAGAAGAAAGAACGGCTAAATTTGCCCGTGATGTTAGGGTGTTTATCCGTAATTTACCTAAAACAATTGCAAATATTGAGGACGGAAAACAAGTCGTTCGTTCTTCTGGTTCTATTGGAGCAAACTATCTTGAAGCTAACGATTCACTCAGCAAGAAAGATCTTGTTATGAGAATGAAAATCTCTAGAAAAGAAGCTAAAGAAACATGCTATTGGTTAAATCTAATTTATGTAGAAGAAAATTCCGAATCAGATAAACAAAAAACAAGTCTACAAAATGAAGCTAAAGAACTAATGTTAATTTTGGGATCAATTATTCAAAAATTGGAAAAGTAA